The Actinomyces sp. oral taxon 414 genome has a segment encoding these proteins:
- a CDS encoding HNH endonuclease signature motif containing protein, whose translation MFEQSPTGGALPAPGGEVPDAAALAERLASLAPGADLAALVEGLMSGLLGPAVPAPLREEAQGEAALLDEGPLAPADLSLLRAAQTREIGAAGALAADALGEMGAEVLSEVVAACHRLAAWSQWALGVASACLARSPEMRTGPASWGPDGRAERFVAPEETRFRASSEIACRLGVSRASAERLLDRGEGLLDGVFTPVECLHRCGLLDEAKAALVLSRLKGVPYEVAREVQERVLPRAPQRTRPQLARDIDRALTALDPEGAGARRRHNIAQRHVGRPSPRGEGVARMSLLLPTADAFLLDATLDAVAASARASGQDRTLGQLRADALVGLCLHALRSSQHAAHRRAPGGPGEAVDPADWAEAPAQGPDPDAERRRLLPDGVPLEGLLSSLSDLVGSSSPWWTPSGTGPVPLPPGLTVRVDVTVPLDQLLPDAAAPPARGAGPRPPSSGDPPDAPVLTAGGRSAPVPALLARALAVGGTWRRIVTDPLSGAVLDVGRTRYRPPAALADLVRARDRSCTHPGCEVPARRCDLDHLRPWARGGTTSLDNLTVLCEAHHRLKHTPGWSLVRLDDGALQWRTPSGAGYRREADGTIVRLPRRVGPRSLVDPGGPVPAGLAAAVTGPVLERLERGLAQAVARAGEGAGRLETRGPRPGQRPGAFEAAPYPAALHELGLTALLDAVVPF comes from the coding sequence ACAGAGTCCGACGGGAGGCGCCCTCCCCGCCCCGGGCGGGGAGGTGCCGGACGCGGCCGCCCTCGCCGAGCGCCTGGCGTCCCTGGCCCCCGGCGCGGACCTGGCCGCCCTCGTCGAGGGGCTCATGAGCGGCCTCCTGGGTCCCGCCGTGCCCGCCCCGCTGCGCGAGGAGGCCCAGGGGGAGGCGGCGCTGCTGGACGAGGGGCCCCTGGCGCCCGCGGACCTGTCCCTGCTGCGAGCGGCCCAGACCCGCGAGATCGGCGCCGCCGGGGCGCTCGCGGCGGACGCCCTGGGCGAGATGGGGGCGGAGGTGCTGAGCGAGGTCGTGGCGGCCTGCCACCGCCTGGCGGCCTGGTCCCAGTGGGCCCTGGGCGTGGCGAGCGCCTGCCTGGCCCGCAGCCCCGAGATGCGCACGGGCCCGGCGTCCTGGGGACCCGACGGGCGCGCGGAGCGCTTCGTCGCCCCGGAGGAGACCCGCTTCCGCGCCTCCAGCGAGATCGCCTGCCGTCTGGGCGTGTCGCGGGCGAGCGCCGAGCGCCTGCTGGACCGGGGCGAGGGCCTGCTGGACGGGGTCTTCACCCCCGTCGAATGCCTGCACCGCTGCGGCCTGCTCGACGAGGCCAAGGCCGCCCTCGTCCTGAGCCGTCTGAAGGGGGTCCCGTACGAGGTCGCCCGCGAGGTCCAGGAGCGGGTGCTGCCCCGCGCGCCCCAGCGCACCCGCCCCCAGCTCGCCCGCGACATCGACCGCGCCCTGACGGCCCTCGATCCGGAGGGGGCGGGCGCGCGCCGCCGGCACAATATCGCCCAGCGGCACGTCGGCCGCCCGAGTCCGCGCGGCGAGGGCGTGGCGCGCATGAGCCTGCTCCTGCCGACGGCGGACGCCTTCCTGCTTGACGCGACCCTCGACGCCGTCGCCGCCTCCGCCCGCGCCAGCGGCCAGGATCGGACCCTCGGCCAGCTGCGGGCCGACGCCCTGGTCGGCCTGTGCCTGCACGCGCTGCGCAGCTCCCAGCACGCCGCCCACCGCCGCGCCCCCGGCGGACCGGGGGAGGCCGTCGATCCCGCGGACTGGGCCGAGGCGCCCGCTCAGGGGCCGGACCCCGACGCGGAGCGCCGGCGCCTCCTGCCCGACGGGGTCCCCCTGGAGGGCCTGCTCTCCTCCCTCAGCGACCTGGTGGGCTCCTCGAGCCCCTGGTGGACGCCCTCGGGGACCGGCCCCGTCCCGCTCCCGCCGGGCCTGACCGTGAGGGTGGACGTGACCGTCCCGCTCGACCAGCTCCTGCCCGACGCCGCCGCACCCCCGGCGCGCGGGGCGGGTCCGCGCCCCCCGTCCTCCGGCGACCCTCCCGACGCCCCCGTCCTGACCGCGGGGGGCCGCAGCGCCCCCGTACCCGCCCTGCTCGCCCGGGCCCTGGCCGTCGGCGGGACCTGGCGGCGGATCGTCACCGACCCGCTCTCCGGCGCCGTGCTCGACGTCGGCCGCACCCGCTACCGCCCGCCCGCCGCCCTGGCCGATCTCGTGCGCGCCCGGGACCGCTCCTGCACCCATCCCGGGTGCGAGGTACCTGCGCGCCGCTGCGACCTCGACCACCTGCGGCCCTGGGCCCGGGGCGGCACCACCAGTCTGGACAACCTCACCGTCCTGTGCGAGGCCCACCACCGCCTCAAGCACACGCCCGGATGGTCGCTCGTGCGGCTGGACGACGGCGCCCTCCAGTGGCGCACGCCCTCGGGGGCCGGCTACCGCCGCGAGGCCGACGGCACCATTGTCCGCCTGCCCCGGCGGGTCGGGCCGCGCTCCCTCGTGGACCCCGGCGGGCCCGTCCCGGCGGGCCTGGCCGCGGCCGTCACCGGCCCCGTCCTGGAGCGCCTGGAGCGCGGACTGGCGCAGGCCGTCGCGCGGGCGGGGGAGGGGGCGGGCCGCCTGGAGACCCGCGGGCCCCGTCCCGGCCAGCGCCCCGGCGCCTTCGAGGCCGCCCCCTACCCCGCCGCCCTCCACGAGCTGGGCCTGACGGCGCTGCTGGACGCCGTCGTCCCCTTCTGA
- a CDS encoding AI-2E family transporter — protein MRLDAPIDSGERRAAPEPEPEETARVRVVGEVAARSSTLDSLPSWLVRGGVGAWLLLGIVAAVSLVFIGTAQVIPVFIGVFIALVITAILYPLVSFFARFMPRYPATFLGLLTALAVVAALIAYVVSSVTSQWDSLARQFSDGLDTIVDFLEHGPLPVHLTQQELVNTVQNLVEQGQEYVQSNAPSLAGEVLSNAGSIVDVFVVLALALFTAIFLLASGGRMWRWFLNELPARLRERVHRAAGAGWYTFAGYARGTVILALTDAVMAGVFLQVVGVPLAAPLAVLVFIGAFVPIIGAPAAMLVAMVVALASKGFIAMVVVGLGVAGIGQIEGHILQPLIMGRQVSLHPVVVGLAVAVGTFSAGLLGAVVAVPLVSVAWSVYSELHTKDAPVVGELPRYNAAEKG, from the coding sequence ATGCGCCTGGACGCCCCGATCGACTCCGGCGAGCGGCGCGCCGCGCCGGAGCCGGAGCCGGAGGAGACCGCGCGCGTGAGGGTGGTCGGCGAGGTCGCCGCGCGGTCCTCGACCCTGGACTCCCTGCCCAGCTGGCTCGTGCGCGGCGGCGTGGGCGCCTGGCTCCTGCTGGGCATTGTGGCGGCCGTCAGCCTCGTGTTCATAGGCACGGCGCAGGTCATCCCCGTGTTCATCGGGGTGTTCATCGCCCTGGTCATCACCGCGATCCTCTACCCGCTGGTCTCCTTCTTCGCCCGCTTCATGCCCCGCTACCCGGCCACATTCCTGGGCCTGCTCACGGCCCTGGCGGTGGTGGCCGCCCTCATCGCCTACGTCGTGTCCTCGGTGACGAGCCAGTGGGACTCCCTGGCGCGGCAGTTCTCCGACGGTCTGGACACGATCGTCGACTTCCTGGAGCACGGGCCCCTGCCGGTCCACCTGACCCAGCAGGAGCTCGTCAACACCGTGCAGAACCTGGTCGAGCAGGGGCAGGAGTACGTGCAGTCCAACGCCCCGAGCCTGGCCGGGGAGGTCCTGTCCAACGCGGGCTCGATCGTCGACGTCTTCGTCGTGCTCGCGCTGGCGCTGTTCACGGCCATCTTCCTCCTGGCCTCCGGGGGGCGCATGTGGCGCTGGTTCCTCAACGAGCTGCCGGCGCGCCTGCGCGAGAGGGTCCACCGCGCGGCCGGGGCCGGCTGGTACACCTTCGCCGGCTACGCCCGCGGCACGGTCATCCTGGCCCTGACCGACGCCGTCATGGCGGGGGTCTTCCTGCAGGTGGTCGGGGTGCCGCTGGCGGCGCCCCTGGCGGTCCTGGTCTTCATCGGCGCCTTCGTGCCCATCATCGGCGCGCCCGCGGCGATGCTGGTGGCGATGGTGGTGGCGCTGGCCTCTAAGGGCTTCATCGCCATGGTCGTCGTCGGGCTCGGCGTGGCCGGGATCGGGCAGATCGAGGGGCACATCCTCCAGCCGCTCATTATGGGCCGGCAGGTCTCGCTGCACCCGGTGGTCGTGGGCCTGGCCGTCGCGGTGGGCACCTTCTCCGCGGGACTGCTGGGCGCCGTCGTCGCCGTGCCGCTGGTGAGCGTGGCCTGGTCGGTCTACTCCGAGCTGCACACCAAGGACGCCCCCGTCGTCGGCGAGCTGCCCAGGTACAACGCCGCCGAGAAGGGCTAG
- a CDS encoding M3 family metallopeptidase — translation MTESSAVTAAALAETNVFARPWALDLGLPDFAAVRHEDIEPAVRAGMAAQRREWEAVACDGAEPTIANTVAALERSGELLDRALTVLGTLTSTTHCPDLDELEEALAPELSAHTDAHDLDVRLYRRFKALDDLVRAAREAGVEPVDADGAPVDGPTARLIRLTVEAFERDGVALTGADADRLRAINSRLTGLTTRFGTLAANAMHAAGVANFTADPGLATAESHAARVELLARSMGRGLGGEYDTRGLVVEIARLRAERAALLGYPHHAAVVAAGSAAGTAEAVAGMLGRLTPAAMANARLEAEACAARMAADPRTRPGETFGPADWPRYERAGRRERFGLDDAILAPYLELWSVVERGVFYAATRLYGITFHERTDLAERMYDPDVRVWEVRDGAGAGAPVLGLFVGDYYARRGKRGGAWMGALVDQSRLTGRRPVVINCVNIDKPADGPALLTWDQVITCFHEFGHALHGLLSDTFWPSASGTSVPCDVVEFPSQVNEQWALHPQVLASYARHTDTGEALPAGLVERLRGQGAFGQGYATAEYLGAALLDQAWHTLGPGQGPAGAEEVEAFEHAALAERGIDDALVPPRYRSTYFSHIFAGGYDAGYYSYIWSEVMDADTAEWFRTDGQGARDGDLGLNRRAGEAFRREFLSRGDSRDPLVSYRAYRGRDPRIEPLLSRRGLARARGASAPRTAHSANRKEHT, via the coding sequence ATGACCGAGTCCTCCGCCGTTACCGCGGCCGCGCTTGCCGAGACCAACGTCTTCGCCCGGCCGTGGGCGCTCGACCTGGGACTGCCCGATTTCGCCGCCGTGCGCCACGAGGACATCGAGCCGGCCGTGCGCGCGGGCATGGCCGCCCAGCGCCGCGAGTGGGAGGCCGTGGCCTGCGACGGGGCCGAACCCACGATCGCCAACACCGTCGCGGCCCTGGAGCGCTCCGGGGAGCTGCTCGACCGGGCCCTCACCGTCCTGGGGACGCTCACCTCGACCACGCACTGCCCCGACCTGGACGAGCTGGAGGAGGCCCTGGCCCCCGAGCTGTCGGCGCACACCGACGCCCACGACCTCGACGTCCGCCTGTACCGCCGCTTCAAGGCCCTCGACGACCTCGTCCGCGCCGCGCGCGAGGCCGGCGTCGAGCCGGTCGACGCCGACGGCGCGCCCGTCGACGGGCCGACCGCGCGTCTCATCCGCCTGACCGTCGAGGCCTTCGAGCGCGACGGCGTGGCCCTGACCGGCGCCGACGCCGACCGTCTGCGCGCGATCAACTCGCGGCTGACGGGCCTGACGACCCGCTTCGGAACCCTGGCGGCCAACGCCATGCACGCCGCGGGCGTGGCCAACTTCACCGCCGACCCCGGGCTGGCGACCGCCGAGTCGCACGCGGCGCGCGTCGAGCTGCTGGCCAGGTCCATGGGCCGCGGCCTGGGGGGCGAGTACGACACCCGCGGCCTCGTCGTCGAGATCGCCCGCCTGCGCGCCGAGCGCGCCGCCCTGCTCGGCTATCCCCACCACGCCGCCGTCGTCGCCGCCGGGTCCGCGGCCGGCACCGCCGAGGCGGTGGCCGGAATGCTGGGCCGGCTGACGCCCGCGGCCATGGCCAACGCCCGCCTTGAGGCCGAGGCCTGCGCGGCCCGCATGGCCGCCGACCCGCGCACGCGACCGGGCGAGACCTTCGGGCCGGCCGACTGGCCCCGCTACGAGCGGGCCGGGCGCAGGGAGCGCTTCGGCCTGGACGACGCCATCCTCGCCCCCTACCTGGAGCTGTGGAGCGTCGTCGAGCGGGGCGTCTTCTACGCCGCCACTCGCCTGTACGGCATTACCTTCCACGAGCGGACCGACCTGGCCGAGCGCATGTACGACCCCGATGTGCGCGTGTGGGAGGTGCGCGACGGCGCCGGGGCCGGCGCCCCAGTGCTGGGCCTGTTCGTCGGCGACTACTACGCCCGGCGGGGCAAGCGGGGCGGGGCCTGGATGGGCGCCCTGGTCGACCAGTCCCGCCTGACGGGGCGGCGCCCCGTGGTCATTAACTGCGTCAATATCGACAAGCCCGCCGACGGGCCGGCGCTGCTGACCTGGGACCAGGTCATCACCTGCTTCCACGAGTTCGGCCACGCCCTGCACGGCCTGCTGTCCGACACCTTCTGGCCCAGCGCCTCGGGCACCTCCGTGCCCTGCGACGTCGTCGAATTCCCCAGCCAGGTCAACGAGCAGTGGGCGCTCCACCCCCAGGTCCTGGCCTCCTACGCCCGCCACACGGACACCGGCGAGGCGCTTCCCGCCGGGCTCGTCGAGCGGCTGCGGGGGCAGGGGGCCTTCGGCCAGGGCTACGCCACCGCCGAGTATCTCGGAGCGGCCCTGCTCGACCAGGCCTGGCACACGCTGGGCCCCGGGCAGGGGCCCGCCGGGGCGGAGGAGGTCGAGGCCTTCGAGCACGCCGCCCTGGCCGAGCGCGGCATTGACGACGCCCTGGTCCCCCCGCGCTACCGCAGCACCTACTTCAGCCACATCTTCGCCGGCGGCTACGACGCCGGCTACTACTCCTACATCTGGAGCGAGGTCATGGACGCCGACACCGCCGAGTGGTTCCGCACGGACGGCCAGGGCGCGCGCGACGGCGACCTGGGCCTGAACCGCCGGGCCGGGGAGGCCTTCCGCCGGGAGTTCCTCTCCCGCGGGGACTCGCGCGACCCGCTGGTCTCCTACCGGGCCTACCGGGGCCGGGACCCGCGCATCGAGCCGCTCCTGTCCCGCCGCGGCCTGGCCCGAGCGCGCGGCGCGTCGGCGCCCCGCACCGCCCATAGCGCGAATCGGAAGGAGCACACATGA
- a CDS encoding bifunctional GNAT family N-acetyltransferase/nucleoside triphosphate pyrophosphohydrolase family protein encodes MRPFEIRVPAARRGGAEPPALLLSAPTGADVERIAEICQDPDIQEWTTVPRGYTRADAEDFVTGAVVEGWESGEGPTWAVREERPGGAVLVGMMGLSGRAGGVWEIGYWLDPAARGRGTASRAARALVETAFDPDGPLRAAALRWRCDIHDGVPNWASWRVARGLGFRREGRVRSLLVNDGVLHDGWIGTLLPGDPRRPAAPWDGPVVVAGRPAGSSHARGADTPLVEADGVGEREGDDPEALVRRFHRLYGLPIRTDGPGLERESLHMRMSLIAEEFAELVGAVYGKAARGEIEAAWGRAAAADDGERDTVAAADALADLVYVVYGMALETGIDLAAVLAEVQRSNMSKLGADGRPVYRGDGKVLKGPDYFPPDVAGVLGIGRREVGGGAGS; translated from the coding sequence ATGAGGCCCTTCGAGATCCGCGTTCCCGCCGCCCGTCGGGGCGGCGCGGAGCCGCCCGCGCTCCTGCTGTCCGCGCCCACCGGGGCCGATGTCGAGCGGATCGCCGAGATCTGCCAGGACCCCGACATCCAGGAGTGGACCACCGTGCCGCGCGGCTACACCCGCGCCGACGCCGAGGACTTCGTGACCGGGGCCGTCGTCGAGGGGTGGGAGAGCGGCGAGGGGCCGACCTGGGCCGTGCGCGAGGAGCGGCCGGGCGGCGCCGTCCTGGTGGGCATGATGGGCCTGTCCGGCCGGGCCGGCGGCGTCTGGGAGATCGGCTACTGGCTGGATCCGGCCGCCCGCGGACGGGGCACCGCCTCCCGCGCCGCCCGGGCCCTGGTCGAGACGGCCTTCGACCCTGACGGCCCGCTGCGCGCCGCGGCCCTGCGGTGGCGCTGCGACATCCACGACGGGGTGCCCAACTGGGCGTCGTGGCGCGTGGCCCGGGGGCTGGGCTTCCGCCGGGAGGGGCGGGTGCGCTCCCTGTTGGTCAACGACGGCGTCCTGCACGACGGCTGGATCGGCACACTCCTGCCCGGCGACCCGCGCCGCCCGGCGGCCCCCTGGGACGGGCCGGTCGTCGTGGCCGGGCGGCCGGCCGGCTCCTCCCACGCCCGCGGCGCCGACACCCCGCTGGTGGAGGCGGACGGCGTCGGCGAGCGGGAGGGCGACGACCCCGAGGCCCTCGTGCGCCGCTTCCACCGCCTCTACGGCCTGCCCATCCGCACCGACGGGCCCGGCCTGGAGCGCGAGAGCCTGCACATGCGCATGAGCCTGATCGCCGAGGAGTTCGCCGAGCTCGTCGGGGCCGTTTACGGGAAGGCCGCCCGCGGCGAGATCGAGGCCGCCTGGGGTCGGGCCGCGGCCGCCGACGACGGCGAGCGGGACACGGTGGCGGCCGCCGACGCCCTGGCGGACCTGGTCTACGTCGTCTACGGCATGGCCCTGGAGACGGGCATCGACCTGGCCGCCGTGCTCGCCGAGGTGCAGCGCTCCAATATGTCCAAGCTGGGCGCCGACGGGCGGCCGGTCTACCGCGGGGACGGCAAGGTCCTCAAGGGGCCCGACTACTTCCCCCCGGACGTGGCGGGGGTGCTCGGGATCGGGCGGCGGGAAGTGGGCGGCGGGGCCGGGTCGTGA
- a CDS encoding D-hexose-6-phosphate mutarotase, translating to MSIPDETSRTPTPSLAPRLPRTAALGPGRGGLPRLLVDAAAGGGEIYLHGAHLTSWRPRGGEEVVFTSRRAVFDGVHAIRGGVPICAPWFAGGVDGESSPAHGWARIRPWELRSAQATASGGVRALFALEHDGLSLLYEVGIGEELSLDLSLRNAGGAPRTVEAALHTYLAVGDVTAVSITGLEGARYSDRLTDEERVQDGPIRFSGRVDRIYRARGPVAVTDPAGRRRIVVTGVRAPNAVVWNPWNRVAATMADLGEEWPSMVCVESAAVRDQAVRLEPGESMSLGARIGVEPLS from the coding sequence ATGAGCATCCCAGATGAGACGAGTCGAACCCCGACCCCTTCGCTCGCGCCCCGCCTGCCGCGCACCGCCGCCCTCGGACCCGGCCGCGGGGGCCTGCCCCGCCTCCTGGTCGACGCCGCCGCCGGCGGCGGTGAGATCTACCTCCACGGGGCGCATCTGACGTCGTGGCGCCCCCGCGGCGGCGAGGAGGTCGTCTTCACCTCGCGCCGGGCCGTCTTCGACGGCGTGCACGCCATCCGCGGGGGCGTGCCGATTTGCGCGCCCTGGTTCGCCGGGGGAGTCGATGGGGAGAGCTCCCCCGCGCACGGCTGGGCCCGGATCCGGCCCTGGGAGCTGCGCAGCGCGCAGGCCACTGCCTCCGGCGGCGTGCGCGCCCTGTTCGCCCTGGAGCACGACGGGCTGTCCCTGCTCTACGAGGTCGGCATCGGTGAGGAGCTGAGCCTGGACCTGTCCCTGCGCAACGCGGGCGGCGCGCCGCGCACTGTGGAGGCCGCCCTGCACACCTACCTCGCCGTCGGCGACGTCACCGCGGTGTCGATCACCGGCCTGGAGGGGGCCCGCTACTCCGACCGGCTCACCGATGAGGAGCGGGTGCAGGACGGGCCCATCCGCTTCTCCGGGCGCGTGGACCGCATCTACCGGGCCCGGGGGCCCGTGGCCGTGACGGACCCGGCCGGCCGGCGGCGCATCGTCGTCACCGGGGTCCGCGCGCCCAACGCCGTGGTGTGGAACCCGTGGAACAGGGTCGCCGCGACCATGGCGGACCTGGGGGAGGAGTGGCCCTCCATGGTTTGCGTCGAGTCCGCGGCGGTGCGCGACCAGGCCGTGCGCCTGGAGCCGGGGGAGTCGATGTCACTGGGCGCGCGCATCGGGGTCGAGCCGCTCTCCTGA